The genome window aaatgtataacaGATGAATCACATCTTTCTTTGGTTAACCAAGGACCTTTTGAGGTTAAAAGCTCTCTGCTGCGGGTAATCTGGAGAGGACTGTGATTGTCAATCCATTTGCAGCTTTACAGGATCTTCCATTATAATTCTTGGTGATCTTTGGTCATCTTACTGACCTCCGCTCATTCCACTTGCTCAGGTGCTGTATTTGTCATATTTATAGTTCCTGTACGATCTGTATTATTATATGCTTGCAttgtattatatgttttattggtttttGGTCTCAGACCAATTTTGACTCCACCAAAAACCCATTGaacctgtttttttgttttactccTACACTTGATTTAAACAGTCAGGGCTAATTCGTCTTTAAAAGGAATTCTGGCTCGAGTCATCTTTTATCCATTTACAGGGCAGAATGGAAAGCTATGATTGGCTGATACATATTGCCCTATAAAGCCCATTTAGGCAAGGGCATTGTATTTCTTTCCGGCATGGCCACAGCCAATATTGCAATGGGCCATGAAGAGTTATTACCGAGCCTCTTTTTTATATCCATTTGGCTGGAGTTCAAATATGCATTATCATTTTATATGGGAAGTTTGCGTTTGCTTCTAGCGCAGACTCCTTTTGCATCTGAGTGCTTTGGAAAATGACCCTCTGTTcttagtaaaacatattttttacgAGCTTTCCGCATGAGAGGCACGAAAGCGGGGAAGAACACAACTTAACTGACGCAGCATTAAAAAAGGCCAGTGAGAATGAGATCCACTGACTGGAAAAGATGCACCTGAGTGTGGGTACAGCTAAAAATGAATTCTGCTTGTGTTATATAATACATCTGCATTACAGTGTTGGCCTCTGGTTTCATCATTAGCTACATTCACCCATTAGCATCAGCAGGAGAACTACAGAATCCGCTTCCACACCAATGTCAAATACTCTTCGCAGGGAAAACTTGTTGGCATTTACGCGAATAGCACTCAAAAGTCTTGTAAACCCAGGGGGAAATTACGGCCGTAATTAAGCATTGCTCTTTGTGGGCGAAATTTAGTGTGCGCTTCACGCTCAACTGACTCTCATCTGAAATCTTAAACAGACAAGCGTAGCCTATAGAATAGAAAAACCCCAGAAGAATGAAAACCTGAAGGGAAAACCTGAAAATAAAAGATTGCAGTATGATTCAGGTTTAATATTGATTTTGTGGTTTTCTGTGTGTTGTTTATGGCTGATCTGTTTTTTCATCCGTCACATGTGAGGGTCTCTTGATAAGTctaatgctgtgttcacaccgaAAGCAAAGATGTGATttgtgcaagtaaattacatacaatgTCAATTCAAAGGCGCAGCAGGCGACGCGAATGACACAAATCGTCCAcggaagaaaaataaaataaatcatcagAAATTTGCAAAAGTACTCATTGACACCTACTGTTTCACAGGCCCGGGGCCGTGACTTTTTTGCGTCACTCATACAAAAGTAACAAACTTTTCCTATGAGTAATAAAGAGCAGGGAACGCGATTGTTCGCGTTTAGTGTGAACACAGCAAAACTTTTGGTCAGCTGACCCCCTTTGATCTAAATTATACCTCTGAGAtttaaaggaaatatttaaataatttaatagcacatttacaacttcaaaaacatgtatttgtaactgttttaaagtttatgtcagtattattttacatgaaaaatataACAGACTATTTTACGGAACTATGATAATAACGTATTATTAATAAGTATTATGTAAAACAGTCTACATTGGTAATCATGCAGTATGATTGCAGCCCCCTGCAATTCCCTTGCCAACCACCAGGGTTTCGCAAACCCTTTTAAAAAACCCAGTTGTAGGGTGGTCACAATTATTCATTTGGGTGAagattaattgtctaataaatcatTACGGTTATGACTATTAATTATCTGTTACAGTGCTTTGAAATTTAattctcatacattttttattcggTTTGGAAACGACCATATTGTTCTGAATATACaattatgtttaactttttcttaaaaatagaGTCTATGGAGTACATCGTGTATGTAAGGTCTAGGCTTTTACATGTCAATAATAAAGCCGTCAAATACGTGAAAAAGACGTTTGATCAGGAGTGAATTGAAGCCACCATTAAAATGCTCAGTCATAGAAAAGCTTCTAGTCTGTTTTTTTGTCACTTGCAAGACTACAATAAAGTTTTACTTCTACATTAATAAAATTTTGGTAGGCTGGTTTTCGCATTGAGATTAAATAATGTCAAATTGCACTGCAGGGTTTTAATGGTATAACATTTATgccttaaagtttttttttaagtgatttgTGGCACATTTTACCAGTATTATAATACTTTAGTTAcaatatgtacatttaaatatgcaatttGTAGGCATGGCAGCTCCCCCTTGTGTCGTCTATAGTCATGTGTAATAATTCCAATGATCTGAAACCATCACGATGAGGTCAAACAATCGCGATAagacaattatttaataatcgTGACAGGCCTACCCAGTTGTACGAGGAAAGGACTTGAGAAAAATGGGTCACTTTGGGAAAGTAAGGCAGAGACAGATTGAAAAATAGCAATCAATGAAAACAAGAACCCCCTTTGTCCCATATGTAGGGCTTTAATAGATTTTTAAGTATTATTGATGTTTCAAACCTCCATTGCTCATGAATTaacataaatgatgaaagaatgaaatTTCATTAGTTCCAAACCAAAAGACAGTACTTGTAAAACTAGATATCTTTAGAGGAATAATATTAacactaaaataatcaaaattgtttatttgtacaacATAGGCactagattagattcaactttagattcaactttattgtcattacacatatacaggtacagtgtaacgaaatgtagtttaggtctaaccagaagtgcaattagcaagtgcagatatacagtgtgaataaatacagaatacaatattaggaaaataatttacgttgggcatgtactatgaaaatatgacaatcggtatgtactatgaacaatatatacagaaggctatatactgtgaacattaatgtacaggaggttatgaacagataacaatatagactatacaatagtgcaagtgacttgagtgtgcattagttacagacattagctattaaagttacctAATACTAATACTTTAGGGTAGAGTAAAGCAAAACACCCCCCTTAAGGACAAAACTTGAATTTGTTTAGAATAGttatcattatttacagtgACAAACACATAATAAACCAAGGATGAAAAATGCTTTCGTGCTagtaccaattttttttaatctgtacCAAGTGGGCATAAACCCACCTCCCCCCCACGCAACCCCACACGAGGCAATAGGGGTGCTCAAAGCAAAACAGTGTTGACAAGCACTGATGTATtctaatatttttctttctttaacagTATGTCCTCGCTGTTGGAAGCTCAGTTTTTCACGCCATGTTCTACGGTGAGCTAGCAGAAGACAAAGAGGAAATCCGCATTCCTGACGTGGAGCCTCCAGCCTTTCTGGCCATGCTAAAGTAAGACTCTGTAATTATCCTTTACTGTGTCAGGTCCATGCTGCCCGACCCTTCATCATCCACACTTTAAAATCATTACTATCTTCCTGCACTGATCATTTAGGTATTATTGTTTTCAATTAAGCACAGGGGTGGGGAAAATTGTTTTCTCTGATGTAAGTACCCTCTCTTTGGGCTTCCTCCAGAGGGGTTAATCGACTACACTGACATGTAATTTCCTTACAGCCAACAGTTCAAGAGCTATCTGGCCTTTGGAGAAATTTAAAGTTCTCTCTGATCGAAATCATCTGTGCAATTAGGTTAAGTTAAATTAATGGGTAATTCCAAATGGCTTAATTTGACCTAAAAGAACATTCGAGAATTCAATTCAGGTATCGcagttaaataaatgaattacaaagagCTTTCTGGTATGACTTGAAATGTCTTGGAAGCTCTGACGCACTGCTGGATAGAAGTATTCATGTATCTCCAGAAAGACTTGCTAAGTATTTTGTAATCAGATTTTTAAGGCTGATCCTTGACCACTAGTGACACTGCACGCTAAAATGTTAAAGAGAACTCAAGCTTAAACAAGGAGAAAATTAATAATGAAGTAAGCTTAGCTTGTCCTCCTCTCCAAAGCCTCGGGACCATGACAGAAGTTTCTCATAGATCTTAGCTTATGCTTTTCAACCCATGTCTCTTGAGAGATATTCTgttctgctctctctctgtctttctctctccatctctctccgtctctcgtGAGAGTTTTCATCCTGTCGTTATCGTCCCTCCCTCCATCgctttaaagaataaaaatgcaaatgttatcCTGCGCTTCGTATACTTTCTTTCAGTAGCCGTGCAGCCCTACAGAACGCTGCTGTTTTTacaataagatatttatgtttgttcCAGTCCTGAATGTATCACTGGATATATAGTATAATATTTGCTAAAAATGTCAGCAGTTCAGTCTAGCATCGATTCCCGAATGCACGAGTCACAAAATAGACATAATGAGGTCTgccaaataaattatttttatagctATTGTATACAGTATTTCCCTTCACTTTTTGACGTTTAGAGGATTTGCTTTCTCTTTGTCTTGCGTGGACACGGCAAAACGCACCGTGGCTCATGCTGCTAGCACATCATAAAATATTAGTTTCTAGCTGTGTGAGTATTAGCAGGCTACAATGCATTCTAAAGTACTACATACTTTTTAAATTACTGCCGTGGAATAAATGCTGCACTGTTAACCTTGagttttatgtttttccagGTACATCTACTGTGATGAAATCGACTTGAGTGCCGACACCGTGCTGGCAACATTATACGCAGCCAAAAAGTACATAGTACCTCACCTGGCTCGGGCCTGCGTTAACTTCTTGGAAACCAGTCTGAGTGCTAAGAACGCGTGTATTCTTTTGTCTCAGAGCTGTCTGTTCGAAGAGCCAGACCTGACGCAACGCTGCTGGGAAGTTATTGATGCTCAGGCTGAGCTGGCACTTAAATCCGAGGGCTTTTGTGACATTGACTCTCAGACCCTTGAGAGCATCCTCAGGCGAGAGACTTTAAACGCCAAGGAGATCGTCGTGTTTGAAGCTGCGCTGAGCTGGGCCGAGGCTGAATGTCAGAGAAGGGAGATGAACATAACTATTGACAACAAACGCAAAGTTTTGGGTCAGGCCGTCTACTCGATCCGTATCCCTACCATGGGTCTTGATGATTTCGCTAACGGAGCCGCCCAGTCTGGAGTTTTAACGCTTAATGAAACCAACGACATTTTCTTATGGTACACGGCGGCCAAGAAGCCCGAGTTGCAGTTTATGAGCCAACCTCGTGAGGGATTGACGCCGCAGAAGTGTCATCGTTTCCAGTCTTGCGCCTACCGCAGCAACCAGTGGCGCTATCGCGGACGATGTGACAGCATTCAGTTTGCTGTTGATAAGCGGGTGTTTATCGCCGGGTTTGGGCTGTACGGCTCGAGTTGCGGGTCTGCTGAGTACACGGCCAAGATCGAACTGAAACGGCAGGGAGTTCTCCTGGGAACCAACCTCAGCAAGTACTTTTCGGATGGTTCGAGCAACACTTTTCCCGTTTGGTTCGACTTCCCAGTTCAGATCGAGCCTGACACTTTTTACACTGCCAGCGTGGTTCTGGATGGAAGTGAGTTGAGTTATTTCGGTCAGGAGGGTATGACAGAAGTTCAGTGTGGGAAGGTCACCTTCCAGTTTCAGTGCTCTTCGGACAGTACCAATGGCACAGGTGTGCAGGGGGGACAGATTCCAGAGCTCATCTTTTATGCTTAAGGTTTCATAggaagacaaaaaaaactaatcaGTGTGAAATTGGAATAGCTTTACATTGCGTACAACATCCCTTTTTCTACTACATTGCAAAATCTTTCTTCAGAAGCCTAAACTGATTGAACTGAAATATAACTGACATGACAAGGCTCTtcttctttattttacagtattttcttCATGTCTTAATGTGTATTGAATATTCAAAGCTCTGAATAAGGCTGCAccagtttacaaaataaattttgattGGAAGTTTTTGGAAGTCCAAACTTGAAGTTTGGCTTCAGCTCTAATATTGCCGCTGTCCTTCGAAAACCTCGtatttccatattttgtgatttttatttttcacgataaatcattattatttgtcgCCCTTTATGTTTATTACTAggttttacaaatatctaaccaTTAAAAAGGCTGATATTTGTATCAgccttaaaaagtatttaaaagtgcttgttGACTGACAACAGAGTATTCGATTTTTCCATTCCCTAAAAAAACAACGCAACTGGACATCCGAGGATTCAAAAGGACAGCGATGATATGCTATGTGGGCCCAGCACACCAATTGTGCCCACTTGTGAAGCTCGTTCTGgcaaatgtttttgtcttattGACATTGAGGAAAAAACTCATGAGCActtgatatatattttacatgtacagtatatatttaaatgtgaactacgtattataataaaatagatATACTATATGACCACTCCATGGCTGCTGTTTACAATGACTATGCCATGCTAGTGAACGCTTGCACATGTATATTGTAGCAATAGTGAACTCATCGTCATATGTCAATTTCGTCTAACTTCAGTATTTCTCTATATTACGTTTCAAGGCAATCATAATACTAACACCAAAGTTACATTCACCACCATATAAACTACCTTTTAATTATGACCATCATTGCCAAGCACAGACGTTTTACTCATCTTTTCAGCTTCTGACGAATCTAAACTAACGTTTTGATCATAATCATAGTGTTTGCACTGGAATACTTTTTAGTTTGGTCTCTGACCTTGAATTAAATGTAAAGTGAACTGCCACATGTTGTATTATATTCATCAGAAAGAGCATCCTAAACATTTATCGTATAATAAAACgcatatttgtttattgtttttattattttttccccTCACATCAGTTTTATAAAGTGCACTGAAAATggaacagaacaaatacattagCAACCTTTCATTTAGCTGAAATAACAGATTATATATTCGTACGTATAGCAGAGAAGGTGATGTTTTGGAATATTGTAGCATCATTTACACCTCTGGAAGTGTTGTGTTCATGGATAATTAGGAGCATAATTAGCTGTCACCCAACAAACCATCTTCACGCTATTAAATAGGATGTTGTCAACTAGCATTATATCACGTAAAGACAACTTCTCATGCTTTTTAGTTTGTCTGTTCTGGGCTGTAATTACTGGCATTGTTGGAGTTTTATGCAACAGGAAGCTAATTCTATTCCCTCCAGAATTATCTGCGACAGACAAATTAGCAATGGGCGGAATATGAATAATTGCTGTTTAAACCAAGAAATAATAagtttttacattatatacttcatttatatacatattcatCCTGTGAATTTGCTCTATAATGGCGTTTTAAGGAAATCTTCAATTAAATGTACAAAGGCACACTGTTATTTGCAACTGACAATGTGTActataaaatacatgtaaaacgGAAGTTGCCATGctatgaaatgtttgttttgatcatTTGTTGATTTTCCCATCACAAGCATTTTGAATCTATGTGGACTAGTAAGAAGAGGTCATCGATGAAATTTGCTGTGTTACTGATGAacacttctgtgtgtgtgtataaagtgtttgttgtgtgatacACTTCAAAGAGACTTATGAATGTGTATAATGGAAGATGCAAATAAACTGAACAAGCAGTTCGATTGCGAACCATCATGAGTGGCTTTAGTATGATATATTGTGAGATGagagaaaatacacaaaaatgtcctgatttttattttgttggtgTGTTCTTGTGATCAAAGTGCACATCCCTTTTTAGACAAATTGCTAACAGGATAAAGCACAGCAAAGATAACCGCTATCTGATTGACTCCTGGTTATGGCCCACAGGGAAATGCTGATGCTCGGCTGTGTCTTTTACAAGGAACTGCCTTCTCTCTGAGCAGCATTGCATTATAAAGATTAGATCCATTAGATATgcataaataaagtttaaagtaCAAATCCTATTATAGATTGTTAGAGATAAGTCTTATGAGAATGAAACCTGTGTTAAAAACACTACTATACACTACATAAGAGTTTGTTGGCCAGtgaacacacattttaatgcTATGCGGCATTCGACAATGCCCTTTTCTCCACCAGCATGACAATTTCCTCTTGTGCACAAAGACAGGTCCATAAAGAAATGATTTACTGAGAGTGGTACAAAGCCCAGACCTGAACACCTTTGGGAGGAATTAGTACGACCACCTACTGCAAGCAATGTCCCATAACCAGCAGTGCCTAATGCTCTTATGTCTAAATGGGAGCTAGTtgcatttttgtataattttggATCAAATATTTTGAGTTAAACATGTTAAAGATCCCATTCTCAGCGATCCTATTTTCAACCTTtatttagtgtgtaatgttgcttttAGAGCATaatgcaaaatgataaagctcaaagttgagtgccaagtgagatattgtctttaacagaatttactTTCAAGGACTTCAGAGAATGGCTGGAATCAGACTACAGCCCTCCatttcccgggtacatgatgtcactattccgagtgcttttaataacctccgtccaaaggaatatgccaaaaaagggGTGAGGCATCCTGAGAGAAGTTGAAGAGCCGCTGaagtagtgttcggttatctGAGCTTAtctaaacatttgactgagctaagCACTAAACTATTTTCACTTATATCACAGTCTTACAGCTGGTAAatagaattcagctacacacattctaagataaccaactgtcaaataacagcttcaatGTCTTTAACATCTGCTGTGAAAgctattctgtgtaatacactgatattgtgtgtgtgtgcgcaaacctattaaacacttctatgaaacgtcctttgaagtcctgcttgtaAATGTCTCATGGTCAATCTGCTTCTTTTATTATCCAAATCGGGTccaatttaaaaagacaaaactaacgcttctgttattagtgttaattaatataaccaaTCTGATGCCATTCGGTCTgttgtcatttccctcgccatagtgggattttttttaatctctaacaaagattaacgttgcgtatgcactagcagacttcgatcgatccgcataTTTTTAACTGACAAAGTGAAGTTaatgccattgttactgtttattgctaaaagccaaagtttatgaatacatgtgCACTTAGAGGGGGGCCGACCAATCGCAACAGCTTGAGGAGCTGAAGTCACTGATATAGtgtgggtgggacatcttcacacaaacactctaagctaggaaccaatcacgacagacctggtcagctttaccaatcactGTTTCGGAACGAGGGACTGTACAGTATacaccggaagaaatccagtcgttttgttagaagagggacagcggtgaacaatagacttgaaataagtgaaatataaagtgtttttttttaaactagaaacatgaacatccattgctaaatccccaaaaacataatcaaagcctcaaaatcAGCAAATGAATAGCTCCtttaacatgaaaacaaaaattgtgTGTACCATTTTTAAAGACTATCATCTATTGCCATGTTTAAACAGAAACATATTCTGGATGAAGTACAAATGCATACTATAAAATACAAAGTTTGACATGATCACTGAACAAAGCGCCTTTAATAAATTCAATGCAATATGCTTTGGGACCAaacatttcagatttatttttaatcacatTGTTGCTGATATGCGCATGCAGCACCTAATTGCCCGCAAAGAGAGCAAGGGATGCCTGACAAGCCGGGTTTACAGACTGTCAAAGCTGCCCTCAGCAAATGCAGATGATATTTTGCGTACTAAATTACTTTTCGGTTCTGTCAGCAGAGGAAAGCAGAAAGGAAAACTATCATGGACAGAAAAAACAACAGGTGCTCTTCACTATACAGCGTTTATCTTCATAGCTATACAGAACATTATCAATCAAAATGGTTAGAATGCGGTGTTTGTAGTGTGCTTATGATGAAACTAGAAGCGCTGTCCCAGACCACAGGGGAATTTGATGAAGTATATCTATAGCATATCAAGTACTGTATTTCTAAAGAACATCTGTATTGTATGAATGATGATAAAATGCAAAAGGTGAGACTGCGGTGCTTTCATTATATACAAACCTGTTAGATGTCAATTCAATGCAATGAATTTATGATAATTGCTTTTGTGTTGGTGAGAATAACGGCATTTTCTCAATATCCAATCGACATTCAGGCCAGCATGTCAAATGCTAAACCTATAATAGAAATGAAAATGGgctatttttaaacacaaaatgaagaaaacaataatGAACTGACCTCCTCGcccattatttgaaaaaaagaacTGCCGGGTAAAATGGAAAGAGCACTTAGTCTAAATCACTGCAGACTTCACATTCATACACTTTCAAGCTTGGGTAAATGTGATCCTTACATAAATatagattttacatttatgcatttggccgacgcatttatccaaagcgacttactttgcattatactatacatttgttctaactatgtgcaatcccctgggatcgaacccatgaccgtGGCGTtgttagcaccacgctctaatcactgagctaaaggaacttttttaatattttacaaagtttccatttgtacaatgcagtaaacaaacacatttgtttcaaGGCAAACATGAgctcaaagggacagttcacccaaaaatgaaaattctgtcaccatttacccaccctcagattgttacaaacctgtatacatttccttGTTCTACTAAACGAGAAGGAAGATAGATTTCATCCCCCATTGCCTCCCAAAGTATTTAtattccctactatggcagtaaatggaggGTGAGACCCAtttgtttactgacattcttccaaataatcTCCTTtgtgttcgtcagaacaaataaatgtatacaggtttgaaacaacttgaagatGAGttcatgatgacagaattttcatttttgggtgaagtatccctttaactgcaGTTTTATCTCAACCCTCTTACTAGccacatttaaattaaatactttcCCAAGGGCTAGTACTCATAAAGATGTGTATTTAGAAGCATCTTGTCAAAACCTCCATTTTCCCACCATCTCCCTCCCAGAGATCAatactgtgattttttttgagAACTCTCAGAAGGACAGTAACCAGCCTCAGTGGATGGAGAAAATAGAGAAAGTCATTTGGCGTGTTTTGATTGTACGGGCTACAAAGCATTTTTGCTTTCCTCTGAATAGATTCCTAGATGAGTTCAGGATTGTTAAACGGCCCGGTGTAAGCAGATCAATAGACTGCGTGTCAATCAGCCAACATCTAGAATCGATCCCTTTCTTGTTGTTAACTTTGACAGGTTAACTTTGAGCTTAAGGGCTTA of Triplophysa dalaica isolate WHDGS20190420 chromosome 11, ASM1584641v1, whole genome shotgun sequence contains these proteins:
- the btbd3b gene encoding BTB/POZ domain-containing protein 3 isoform X2 — protein: MAAEIFPTKKPASTTTVQQYQQQNLNNNNTIQCCNWQGLYSTIRERNAVMFNNELMADVHFVVGQSGGTQMLPGHKYVLAVGSSVFHAMFYGELAEDKEEIRIPDVEPPAFLAMLKYIYCDEIDLSADTVLATLYAAKKYIVPHLARACVNFLETSLSAKNACILLSQSCLFEEPDLTQRCWEVIDAQAELALKSEGFCDIDSQTLESILRRETLNAKEIVVFEAALSWAEAECQRREMNITIDNKRKVLGQAVYSIRIPTMGLDDFANGAAQSGVLTLNETNDIFLWYTAAKKPELQFMSQPREGLTPQKCHRFQSCAYRSNQWRYRGRCDSIQFAVDKRVFIAGFGLYGSSCGSAEYTAKIELKRQGVLLGTNLSKYFSDGSSNTFPVWFDFPVQIEPDTFYTASVVLDGSELSYFGQEGMTEVQCGKVTFQFQCSSDSTNGTGVQGGQIPELIFYA
- the btbd3b gene encoding BTB/POZ domain-containing protein 3 isoform X1 → MVDAKGRNMKCLTFLLMLPESVKSKSSKSSKKGSPSSSSKLPPVCYEIITLKTKKKKKMAAEIFPTKKPASTTTVQQYQQQNLNNNNTIQCCNWQGLYSTIRERNAVMFNNELMADVHFVVGQSGGTQMLPGHKYVLAVGSSVFHAMFYGELAEDKEEIRIPDVEPPAFLAMLKYIYCDEIDLSADTVLATLYAAKKYIVPHLARACVNFLETSLSAKNACILLSQSCLFEEPDLTQRCWEVIDAQAELALKSEGFCDIDSQTLESILRRETLNAKEIVVFEAALSWAEAECQRREMNITIDNKRKVLGQAVYSIRIPTMGLDDFANGAAQSGVLTLNETNDIFLWYTAAKKPELQFMSQPREGLTPQKCHRFQSCAYRSNQWRYRGRCDSIQFAVDKRVFIAGFGLYGSSCGSAEYTAKIELKRQGVLLGTNLSKYFSDGSSNTFPVWFDFPVQIEPDTFYTASVVLDGSELSYFGQEGMTEVQCGKVTFQFQCSSDSTNGTGVQGGQIPELIFYA